A window of Vigna unguiculata cultivar IT97K-499-35 chromosome 4, ASM411807v1, whole genome shotgun sequence contains these coding sequences:
- the LOC114181285 gene encoding putative disease resistance protein At3g14460 isoform X2: MLHSINALAHDAEQKQFRDPHVKAWLFAVKEAVFDAEDLLKEIEYELTRCQVEAGSDPQTLTSKVSNFFNSTFTSFNKKIESEIREVLEKLEYLARQKGALGLKESIYSGDGSGSKEPQKMPSSSLVVESVIYGRDADKEKILNWLTSETENHDQPSILSIVGMGGLGKTTLAQHVYNDTKLEEAKFDIRAWVCVSDHFNVLTVTKTILEAVTKSKDDSGDLQMVHERLKEKISGKKFFLVLDDVWNERQEKWEAVRTPLSYGAPGSRILVTTRGEKVASNMSSKVHRPKHLKEDECWKVFQKHALRGDELELNDEKKEIGRRIVEKCKGLPLALKTIGSVLRTKSSISDWQSVLESDIWDLPKEFEIMPALLLSYQHLPSHLKRCFASCALFPKDYEFDKKELILLWIAQGFLHCSPQSNNLEEIGEQYFNDLLMRSFFLQSDFKTCFFMHDLLNDLAKYVCADFCFRLKFDKGNCISKTTRHFSFAFSDVKYFDGFGSLTDAKRLRSFFPYKEFGRRDNDYYPLQFKILVHELFSNFKFLRVLSLDAYSELREVPDSVGDLKHLHSLDLSRTGIQKLPDSTCLLYNLLILKLNYCSSLEELPLHLHKLTKLRCLEFKKTKVTKMPTHFGELKNLQVLSAVFVDKKKEFSTKHLGGLNLHGRLSINELQNIVNPVDALEANLNNKHLVKLELRWKSDHIPDDPRKEKKVLENLKPSKKLEHLSIKSYGGPEFPSWVFDNSLSNLVFLKLKDCKYCLCLPPLGLLSSLKTLEIIGLDGIVSIGAEFYGNSYSSFTSLERLTFSNMKELEECERKTAAFPRLQILKVYQCPKLKGLPDQLVNVKYLYITGSMKASFLERCEHTVSHNSLEDLNFCAFPIMNIPMGSSYDLLANIKISCGCDSLTTFPLDFFPNLKSLSLLFCRNLQIISQKHTHNRLKHLSVAGCSRFDSFPSEGLSAPRLQTIDIHGAENLKLLPKRMQILLPSLHVLKIIHCPKVEMFPDGGLPPNVEDVSLSSFILMASLRETLGTNTCLQSLSIKYMDVEFFPDEVLLPHSITSLKLSDCPNLKKMEYKGLCHLSSLSLHNCPNLQCLPEDGLPKSISSLEILNCPLLEQRCQNPQGQDWKKIAHIEKLIVRSKV; the protein is encoded by the coding sequence ATGCTGCACTCCATCAATGCTCTCGCTCATGATGCAGAACAAAAGCAGTTCAGAGATCCACACGTCAAAGCATGGCTTTTCGCTGTCAAAGAGGCTGTCTTTGATGCAGAGGATCTCTTGAAGGAAATAGAGTATGAACTCACCAGATGCCAAGTGGAAGCTGGATCAGACCCACAAACCCTTACTTCCAAGGTATCAAATTTCTTCAACTCTACTTTCACTTCatttaacaagaaaattgaatCAGAGATAAGAGAAGTCCTAGAAAAACTAGAATATCTTGCAAGGCAAAAGGGTGCTCTTGGTTTGAAAGAGAGTATTTACTCTGGTGATGGATCAGGTAGCAAAGAGCCACAGAAAATGCCATCATCTTCTTTGGTGGTTGAAAGTGTTATTTATGGCAGAGATGCAGACAaagaaaagattttaaattggCTCACATCTGAAACTGAGAATCATGACCAGCCATCAATACTTTCTATTGTAGGAATGGGTGGGTTGGGTAAGACCACACTTGCCCAACATGTCTACAATGACACAAAACTGGAGGAGGCTAAATTTGATATCAGAGCTTGGGTTTGTGTTTCCGATCATTTTAATGTTTTGACAGTGACAAAAACAATTCTTGAGGCAGTCACTAAATCTAAAGATGATAGCGGAGACCTACAAATGGTTCATGaaagattgaaagaaaaaatatcaggaaagaaattttttcttgttttggatgATGTTTGGAACGAAAGACAAGAAAAGTGGGAAGCTGTGCGAACTCCTCTTAGCTATGGGGCTCCAGGAAGTAGAATTCTTGTCACAACACGTGGTGAGAAAGTTGCTTCTAACATGAGTTCTAAAGTGCATCGCCCAAAGCATCTAAAAGAGGATGAATGTTGGAAAGTTTTTCAGAAACACGCATTAAGAGGTGATGAGCTTGAATTGAATGATGAAAAAAAGGAGATTGGTAGAAGGATAGTTGAGAAATGCAAAGGATTACCTCTAGCTTTGAAAACAATTGGAAGTGTTCTTCGCACAAAGTCATCCATTTCAGATTGGCAAAGCGTATTGGAAAGCGACATATGGGACTTACCcaaagaatttgaaattatgCCTGCTCTACTATTGAGTTATCAAcaccttccttctcatctcaaGAGGTGCTTTGCGTCTTGTGCATTATTTCCGAAAGATTATGAATTTGACAAGAAGGAATTAATTTTGTTGTGGATAGCTCAAGGTTTTCTCCATTGCTCTCCACAGAGCAACAATCTAGAAGAAATTGGTGaacaatattttaatgatttactAATGAGGTCTTTCTTTCTTCAATCAGATTTCAAAACTTGTTTCTTCATGCATGACCTTCTAAATGATTTGGCAAAATATGTTTGTGCGGACTTCTGTTTCAGGTTGAAATTTGATAAAGGAAACTGCATATCCAAAACAACCCGTcatttttcatttgcattctctgatgtaaaatattttgatggTTTTGGGAGTCTAACTGATGCTAAAAGACTGCGTTCTTTTTTCCCATATAAAGAATTTGGGAGAAGAGATAATGATTATTATCCTTTGCAATTCAAGATTTTGGTACATGAATTGTTTTCCAACTTTAAGTTTTTACGTGTCTTATCGTTGGATGCATATTCTGAGCTTAGAGAAGTCCCTGATTCTGTTGGTGATCTTAAACATCTCCATTCTTTAGATCTTTCGAGAACTGGGATACAAAAACTACCTGACTCAACATGTTTGCTCTATAATTTGCTAATATTGAAGTTGAACTATTGTTCAAGTTTGGAGGAGTTGCCCTTACATTTGCATAAACTCACCAAATTGCGTTgtcttgaatttaaaaaaacaaaagtgacAAAGATGCCAACGCATTTTGGAGAGTTGAAGAATCTTCAAGTACTCAGTGCGGTTTTTGTCGATAAAAAGAAGGAGTTCAGTACTAAGCATCTAGGCGGGCTCAATCTTCATGGAAGACTATCAATTAATGAGTTGCAAAATATTGTAAATCCTGTAGATGCATTAGAAGCAAATCTGAATAATAAACATCTTGTGAAGTTAGAGTTAAGATGGAAGTCAGACCATATCCCTGATGAtccaaggaaagaaaagaaggtATTGGAGAATCTAAAACCTTCCAAAAAATTGGAACATTTGTCAATCAAGAGCTATGGTGGTCCAGAATTCCCAAGTTGGGTGTTTGACAATTCATTATCAAATTTGGTGTTCTTAAAGCTGAAGGACTGCAAATATTGTTTGTGTTTGCCTCCCCTTGGACTATTGTCATCTCTGAAGACCCTTGAGATTATTGGGTTGGATGGAATAGTGAGCATTGGTGCTGAATTTTATGGGAATAGCTATTCTTCGTTTACATCTTTGGAAAGATTGACATTTTCAAACATGAAGGAATTGGAAGAATGTGAACGTAAGACTGCTGCTTTTCCACGTCTTCAAATTCTCAAGGTGTATCAATGTCCCAAACTAAAAGGTCTGCCAGATCAACTTGTTAATGTAAAGTATCTTTATATAACTGGTAGCATGAAAGCATCGTTCCTTGAAAGGTGTGAGCATACTGTAtctcataattcacttgaagaCTTGAACTTTTGTGCTTTTCCAATTATGAATATTCCAATGGGTAGTAGCTATGATTTGCTTGCAAATATTAAGATCAGTTGCGGTTGTGATTCTCTAACAACCTTTCCACTAGATTTCTTTCCAAACCTTAAGTCTCTTTCATTGCTTTTCTGTCGTAACCTACAAATTATTTCACAGAAGCACACTCATAATCGTCTCAAGCATTTGTCAGTTGCCGGTTGCTCTCGATTTGACTCATTTCCTAGTGAAGGTTTATCTGCTCCGCGGCTACAGACAATTGATATTCATGGAGCggagaatttgaaattgttGCCAAAACGGATGCAAATCCTGCTTCCGTCTCTTCATGTACTAAAGATAATTCATTGTCCAAAAGTGGAGATGTTCCCAGACGGAGGTTTGCCACCAAATGTAGAAGATGTGTCTCTTTCAAGTTTCATACTGATGGCCTCCCTAAGAGAGACATTGGGTACCAACACATGTCTTCAAAGCTTGTCTATTAAATATATGGATGTAGAGTTTTTTCCCGATGAAGTTTTGCTACCACACTCTATCACTTCTCTAAAACTCTCTGATTGCCCAAATCTTAAAAAGATGGAGTATAAGGGTCTCTGCCACCTCTCCTCTCTCTCACTTCATAACTGTCCCAACCTCCAATGTTTACCAGAGGATGGTCTCCCCAAATCCATCTCCTCTCTTGAAATATTGAACTGTCCATTGTTGGAACAACGTTGTCAGAATCCTCAAGGCCAAGACTGGAAAAAGATTGCTCACATCGAAAAACTAATTGTTCGctcaaaagtttaa